CAGGAGACCTTTTCAACATCAATATTGAGAGGCAGGAGTTTAATGAAATGAAAGAAAGATTTTATTTGGTCAATCTAATAATTTATCTTATGAAGAAGGCTTTTCTATGGACGACCAAGGTAAAATCAAAATACCGACAGATTTATGTGTACCAATTTATCTAAACCAGCAAGTTGTATTTGACTTACTTGCTATTATAGAGGGGGGCTTTTCTGTAGTCTCCACCATTAATCAATCATACTCGCAAAATGAATCTCAGAATTCAGATATTGGAGCGTCATTAGGCACACAACTACTGCAATTCTTCAATATTTCTGTTGGGGGATCTAAATCAATAGAATCTGGACAAAAAGAGCAGAAGGAAATATCAAAACAAAAGGTACATACTCCCACTTCTCTATTCTCAAATTTAAGAACAGAACTAAAAGAGAAAGGATTAATTAAATCTATTGCAACACCGGATGATATTGCAAACTTATCTAGCGGAGATTTCATCGAATATAAGGCGATATTGAAAAAAAATCCACTAATAGATACAATAGAGATGATAAAACAACTTTTGGAAATCGCTGTTTTATTCAATGCAGAAAAAAGCATTGGAAAAACACAAAATAAACCCGCTAAGGGGAATCAAAGAAAAGATCAAAATCCAAATGAAAAATTTTTAGAGCAAATAGATGGACTACTAAAATCACTCACTCAATCAGAGTCTGTCGAAATTATTGGGGATATTCTTGGTTCAGAAAATATCAAATCTGTATTATCAACAAAATTGGGATATTTTAATGATCAAAATGCTGACGAGATAATAGATGGGGAATATTATGTGTTGGGAAAAATTGTCCGGATCGTGAAAACTGACTCCGAAGAACCAATAAATCTACTAAGAAAAACAACATTTGGTAGATTTGATAACCACATTTTTGAAAAATTTCCATCTATGCTCTCTCAGGCAGAAGAAGGAGGATTGAAAACTCCCGAATTTGTTACTGAAATACGGGGCCCAGCGATTCAAGTAATGCCAATTGCAATATTCATATGATCTCTAAATTATATCCTATTTACTTCTAGATGGATTTATTTTGCCCATCTCAATTTACCAGTTTATCGAAATCCAAAAATTCTTCATATAGATTTTTTGATCTTGATCTTCTTTGCTTTTTGCCAGCGTACAATTTGCTGTACAGAACCAGCCTTCCCATAATAATCACGGTGATGGGCAAAAAAAGAAGATTTAGGTACAGCCCTGATATCTCAATGGTATACATGCTCAACAATCCCAGACATTCTGACCATGATAATACTGCCGAGATCATGGATATCTTCGTCGGGGTGCTGAACAGGGCGTCGGTGATCGAGAGGAACCTGTCGACATGAGGCCCAGTGTGCTCGTCTACCCCTCGGGAGTGCACCCAATCGATATGACCGGGCGGTTCAGGAATGTCGGGGAGAAAAAGAGATCTGAAAGTATTACAGGACCTCGACCTCGTCGTCCTGCATCAGGCGCACCCTCTCCTCATAGGCCGCCGGGTCCTGCGCATACTCCCTGATGGCCCGCACGTCTTCCGCCGCCTGCCCCGAGAGCGTAGCCTCCAGCGCGGCGAGGTCGCTGTCGTGGCGCCCGAGGGCCGACGCTACCGCCTGGGAGAAGTAGTCCTCTTTTCTCACCCTCTCCCCGTCGAAACGGCGTGCGTCGTGTGCCAACTGCTCGACCACCGCCCGTGCGCCGCCCAGGACCGCGAGGAGGTGGAGGGCGTGCCTCACCGCCGTGCGGTCGTCGCCGGAACGTCCGAGGGCTGCCCGGACCCGCCCCGCCGCCTCCTCCCTCTCCGCCGGCAGAGTCCCCTGCCGCACGGCCGAGGCGTACATCACCTGGAGGGCCATCGTCGCCGCCCTCCCGCCGAGATCGAGCACCCCTGCGACCACGTCGAGGTCAGCAGGCGCAAGGGGGTCCACCGCCCTGTACAGGATGAGGTCGTGGAGGGCGGCATGGACCGCATCGCGGTCCCCCGCCTTCAGGGCGACCTCCAGATCCCGTGTCTGAAAATGTGCCGCCACCATCTTATCGGAAAAAATCGTCCCGGAGACGCATGAAGGTTCCTGCGGCAGAAAAAGAGGAGGGTGACGACGGCCCGTACAGGGCCACCGCCGCGACGGCGAAGACCGGGAGCATCGTCACGAGCGCCATGTGCGCCCCGTAGCCTGGCGAGGTATGGAAGGTGTAATTCAGGGTTTCCCAGAGTTGCGTGAAGGCCGTGACGGCGACGAGCACCTGGAGGACCGCGGCGGCGGAGACGGGGGCAGGCATGATGGCGCCGAAGTGGAGCGAGGAACATGCCCGAGAGTCTCAGGCTGATGTGCCTTTCAGGCGGCTTCGACCGCCTCTTCGACCTGGCCTTCAGGGAGAGGAGGGTCGTCTCCATCACGCGGGGACACCCGACCGTGCCGGCCTCCCCCTGGCGTGAAGGCGAGCGGCGTGGCGACGGTCCTCATCATGCCCATCAGGATCAGGGACGAGATCGTGGGCCTCCTGAACATGGGGAGCGGGGACGAGAAGCACTACATGGCGACGAGCCTGGAGAACATCTCGTCCATCGGCCTCCCGCCCGGCATGGCCCTCGATCGCTCCCGCCTCGCCCGCGCCCTGGGAGGGTGCATGAGTGGCTATTCGACGACGGGACGATGAAGGGGCCGATTTTCGTCGGATCGAGAAAAAAAGGGCTTCGTTGAAATCCTCATGTTCAGATTGATGTCTCTCTCCCTTCCCTGAGAGCAGACGCGGATCCTCCGCCTTCCCCCCACTGTCTGCCGGGGGCTCCTCGAAAGCCTACGGCTTTCTCGAACTCGCTATCGCTCGTTGCCCCCGGACCCCGGTTGCGATTAGCCTCGGGAAGAGAGAAAAGAACATCCGGAGGAGTGCCGTACCCCTGCCAATCCTCGCGCGGGGGTCCGGGGGCGTAGTCCCCCGGCGCAGGCACACCAGAATAGGTTTTCAACAGACCCAAAAAAAGAATTTTTTCCGAAAGCACTCGTCACTGCTTTTTCCCGTGGATCACCAGCCCGTACGGATGGGCGATCACCTGCCAGCCTCCAAGCTGCGAACGCCCGAGCACGTCCATGATCTCCTCCCGGGTATACGCCGCCCTGACCGAGGTCTCAAACCCTGGCCTGATCTCCGGGGGTTCGCAGGACTCGTGCATCTGCCGGTAGATCTCAGGGGAGAGGTCGCGCCGGAGATCGGTGATGCAGAACCGCCCTCCAGTCTTCAGGACCCGCGCCATCTCGTCGAAGACCACTCCCGGAGATCCCCATTCGTGGAGAGATCCGTTCGAGAAGACTGCATCAAAGGCGCCGTCTTCAAACGGCATCGCGAGGGCATTGCCTTCCTGGTACCTGACCCGGGAGGCAAGGCCGTAACCGGCGGCGTTTTTTTCAGCAGAGGCGATCATCGCCGGGCTGATCTCAAGACCGACTAGCCGCGTCCCTTCGGTCGTCTTCAGCCACTCGAGCCCGAAGTAGCCGGGGCCGGGGCCGATCTCAAGGGCAACACCCGATCTGATCCCCGATTCAAGAAGATCCTCGACGGGCAGGTGCCCCTCATCCCTCAGCCCCCTCTGCATCTGTTCATAGAATGCAACGGTCATCTCATCCTGGATGCCGTCGTCCGTTTCCGGTTCTCTCTGTTCAAACATCGGTTTCACCTGATTTTTTTCCTGTGCATGATACCGTGCATCGGCCACTTCCTCAAGCCTCAGGAGCCTGCCCCCTCTCACGACCGTCATGGGCACGTGCAGGCGGTCCCGCGATCTTTTCAGGTCCTGAAGCACGCTCATAAACGACGTATCATCATGAACGCCGGTGAATTTCGCGCACAACATGGCGAATTTCTGCTGCTCGTCTTCAGTCAGCCGCGCCATCCCTTCCTCAAGGTACGCGAAGAGCCGTTCTTCGATCGCAAGAATCCATTCCTCTCCCTTCCTGGTGGGGACGATACGATATGTCCGCCGGTCTTCCGGGTCCCGGACCCTGCGAACATATCCCTCCTTTTCGAGATGATTGATGTGATCGGTGGCGGTGCTCCGGGAGACGCCGAGCATGCCGGCAACATCGCCCATACAGATACGGGATAAATAGGCGGTGTAGAGGATCTCCGTGGC
This window of the Methanofollis ethanolicus genome carries:
- a CDS encoding methyltransferase domain-containing protein, whose translation is MGMPAIARIRLSLGMVQIAMNMLWEVDRGRKSPLSPAATEILYTAYLSRICMGDVAGMLGVSRSTATDHINHLEKEGYVRRVRDPEDRRTYRIVPTRKGEEWILAIEERLFAYLEEGMARLTEDEQQKFAMLCAKFTGVHDDTSFMSVLQDLKRSRDRLHVPMTVVRGGRLLRLEEVADARYHAQEKNQVKPMFEQREPETDDGIQDEMTVAFYEQMQRGLRDEGHLPVEDLLESGIRSGVALEIGPGPGYFGLEWLKTTEGTRLVGLEISPAMIASAEKNAAGYGLASRVRYQEGNALAMPFEDGAFDAVFSNGSLHEWGSPGVVFDEMARVLKTGGRFCITDLRRDLSPEIYRQMHESCEPPEIRPGFETSVRAAYTREEIMDVLGRSQLGGWQVIAHPYGLVIHGKKQ
- a CDS encoding DUF5400 family protein, which codes for MPAPVSAAAVLQVLVAVTAFTQLWETLNYTFHTSPGYGAHMALVTMLPVFAVAAVALYGPSSPSSFSAAGTFMRLRDDFFR
- a CDS encoding DUF6414 family protein, producing MDDQGKIKIPTDLCVPIYLNQQVVFDLLAIIEGGFSVVSTINQSYSQNESQNSDIGASLGTQLLQFFNISVGGSKSIESGQKEQKEISKQKVHTPTSLFSNLRTELKEKGLIKSIATPDDIANLSSGDFIEYKAILKKNPLIDTIEMIKQLLEIAVLFNAEKSIGKTQNKPAKGNQRKDQNPNEKFLEQIDGLLKSLTQSESVEIIGDILGSENIKSVLSTKLGYFNDQNADEIIDGEYYVLGKIVRIVKTDSEEPINLLRKTTFGRFDNHIFEKFPSMLSQAEEGGLKTPEFVTEIRGPAIQVMPIAIFI